The following proteins come from a genomic window of Ictidomys tridecemlineatus isolate mIctTri1 chromosome 9, mIctTri1.hap1, whole genome shotgun sequence:
- the LOC110597642 gene encoding uncharacterized protein LOC110597642 yields the protein MTVKVSSCAFLSLSEATAFIFQDSTVYSQQNDFHAKEEHPPENTLRLYVLGITHQRPERRDHLQGSQLRRRKGIQKRQPPRRIGDRGARQGRREARRRALQPRAAQVRRPAPRSPQGPSPGTTTTNGTSPPAAAAAARTADGDARPGRQEGGGSPEELAAPAPHWAPLQTCPSGDRNKSGSQGLAGPGRKPSRHQASFPGRTAAGTGWNPVTLRSPGPAAHPNPAPAPQVAKIPGPPVTLEARVFECFLLAGGWAGETGPAPSAGETGPAPSAAAVGQEVWMYLLICSFPAGILVKTK from the exons ATGACTGTAAAAGTTTCTTCTTGTGCTTTTCTTTCact GTCAGAGGCCACGGCTTTCATCTTTCAGGATTCTACCGTCTATTCTCAACAGAACGACTTCCACGCCAAAGAAGAACACCCTCCCGAAAATACACTGCGGCTCTACGTGTTAGGGATTACACACCAGCGGCCGGAGCGCCGGGACCATCTCCAGGGAAGCCAGCTTCGCAGGCGGAAAGGGATCCAGAAACGCCAGCCGCCGCGGCGAATCGGAGATCGAGGCGCCCgtcagggcagaagggaagccCGGCGCCGCGCCCTCCAGCCGCGCGCAGCTCAAGTCCGACGCCCCGCGCCGCGCTCTCCCCAGGGACCGAGCCCCGGAACCACGACCACTAACGGAACCAGCCCACCGGCGGCGGCAGCAGCCGCTCGGACTGCGGACGGCGACGCGCGGCCGGGGCGCCAGGAGGGCGGGGGTTCCCCGGAGGAGCTGGCCGCCCCAGCGCCCCATTGGGCGCCGCTCCAAACGTGCCCGAGTGGTGACAGGAATAAAAGTGGGTCACAAGGCCTAGCGGGTCCCGGGCGAAAGCCCTCTCGGCACCAGGCTAGCTTTCCCGGACGCACGGCCGCTGGAACCGGCTGGAACCCGGTCACCCTCCGGTCACCGGGGCCCGCCGCGCACCCCAATCCCGCCCCTGCCCCGCAG GTTGCGAAGATTCCTGGACCACCAGTGACCCTGGAGGCGCGCGTCTTCGAGTGCTTCTTACTGGCTGGTGGTTGGGCTGGAGAGACAGGACCGGCACCTTCGGCTGGAGAGACAGGACCGGCACCTTCAGCCGCAGCAGTGGGGCAAGAGGTCTGGATGTATTTGCTCATTTGCAGTTTCCCCGCTGGCATTTTAGTGAAAACCAAGTGA